From Ptychodera flava strain L36383 chromosome 3 unlocalized genomic scaffold, AS_Pfla_20210202 Scaffold_26__1_contigs__length_13983176_pilon, whole genome shotgun sequence, one genomic window encodes:
- the LOC139126049 gene encoding zinc finger protein 583-like, producing MDDKERCPSCNELYQKASKRRIVDVCGHGRCYSCLSVGDFCPLCQDINKMDDKERCPSCNELYQKASKRRIVDVCGHGRCYSCLSVGDFCPLCQALLTDAGLTSQVNKDGMKDNMVESDGPDGRHVACGSGLTEEETMTAASEQQTATNCRDVAVNSAPGVSVHQHEMSHAEMQHASITSKEGATHEQHGCLPEIKRSGDTELTNSVEGAAHEQHGSLPLEESGSGTEHISPVEGDSHKVSGPCSEVKISATIEKGKRGEKTLRECKVEVNVIQDCGPDSFPPLDRNKVNQKNDNSKDSVKVISNETPITQDGKCTSDSEGGEGEEGLVQAETTGEVLVKKMKNGKKRRRKSAWKSSNASNSEKRQISVKSDGVKNPDIVATDEQETKQESRKERDARKKANAREKAGNVTENQPLQRRMRKSDGEFSCDKCGRTFNRKCHFASHLKTHTRHNLQCHRCLTVCSDNVEYVKHGEECKLKTRTKRKSLRDCEICGKVLTSAEGMALHLNAHKKESRHICRFCGKGISTKQMLIVHERIHTGERPFSCEQCGNSFREKGALTVHMRIHTGEKPFTCEYCRKNFRFKNVLRRHERLHTGKKEFQCEVCGLFFSNTVRVCKSIR from the exons ATGGATGATAAGGAGAGATGCCCATCTTGTAATGAATTATATCAAAAAGCTTCAAAACGACGAATAGTTGAtgtttgtggtcatggcagatGTTACTCATGTTTATCTGTTGGTGATTTCTGTCCTCTTTGTCAAG ACATCAACAAAATGGATGATAAGGAGAGATGCCCATCTTGTAATGAATTATATCAAAAAGCTTCAAAACGACGAATAGTTGAtgtttgtggtcatggcagatGTTACTCATGTTTATCTGTTGGTGATTTCTGTCCTCTTTGTCAAG CTTTGCTGACTGATGCCGGATTAACTAGCCAAGTGAATAAAGATGGCATGAAAGACAATATGGTGGAGTCTGATGGCCCTGATGGTAGGCATGTTGCATGTGGATCTGGGCTGACTGAAGAGGAAACTATGACAGCTGCCTCTGAGCAGCAAACCGCCACTAACTGTAGGGATGTAGCAGTCAACTCAGCACCTGGAGTGTCTGTCCATCAGCACGAGATGTCTCATGCAGAGATGCAACATGCCTCAATAACCTCCAAAGAGGGCGCTACTCATGAACAACATGGCTGTCTGCCTGAGATAAAGCGCAGTGGTGACACTGAACTGACAAACTCTGTAGAGGGTGCTGCTCATGAACAACATGGCAGTCTGCCATTGGAAGAAAGCGGTAGCGGCACTGAACATATAAGTCCCGTAGAGGGCGATTCACACAAAGTAAGTGGCCCATGCTCTGAGGTAAAAATTAGTGCTACCATTGAGAAAGGAAAGCGTGGTGAAAAGACTCTGAGAGAATGCAAAGTTGAGGTGAATGTTATACAAGACTGTGGCCCAGACTCATTTCCTCCATTAGACAGAAACAAAGTGAATCAGAAAAATGATAACAGCAAGGACTCCGTCAAAGTTATAAGCAATGAAACACCTATCACACAGGACGGAAAGTGCACTTCAGACAGTGAAGGTGGAGAAGGAGAAGAGGGATTAGTGCAGGCAGAGACAACTGGGGAAGTTCTGGTAAAGAAAATGAAGAATGGGAAGAAACGAAGAAGGAAGTCAGCATGGAAAAGCAGCAATGCAAGTAATTCTGAGAAGAGACAGATATCTGTCAAGTCTGACGGAGTAAAGAACCCAGACATTGTTGCTACAGATGAACAAGAAACTAAACAAGAGTCCAGAAAGGAAAGAGATGCACGCAAGAAAGCAAATGCCAGAGAGAAAGCTGGAAATGTTACAGAAAATCAACCCTTACAAAGAAGAATGAGAAAGAGTGACGGAGAGTTCTCTTGTGACAAATGTGGGagaacttttaacaggaaatgTCATTTTGCCAGCCACTTAAAAACTCATACAAGGCATAATCTCCAATGCCACAGGTGTTTGACTGTGTGTAGCGACAACGTTGAATACGTCAAACATGGGGAAGAGTGTAAATTGAAAACAAGAACAAAACGCAAGTCGTTGAGAGATTGTGAGATTTGCGGAAAGGTGCTCACATCTGCGGAAGGTATGGCTTTGCACCTGAATGCTCACAAAAAGGAAAGTCGTCACATCTGTAGGTTTTGTGGAAAGGGAATAAGCACAAAACAGATGCTGATTGTTCACGAGAGGATACACACAGGTGAACGACCTTTCAGTTGCGAGCAGTGTGGAAATTCTTTCAGAGAAAAAGGGGCCCTCACCGTGCACATGCGAATTCATACCGGAGAAAAACCATTTACATGCGAGTATTGCAGAAAGAATTTCCGCTTCAAAAACGTCCTGCGGCGACATGAACGTCTGCACACTGGCAAGAAGGAGTTTCAGTGTGAGGTTTGCGGTCTCTTCTTCTCCAACACAGTAAGAGTTTGCAAATCCATAAGATGA